A portion of the Homo sapiens chromosome 16, GRCh38.p14 Primary Assembly genome contains these proteins:
- the CASKIN1 gene encoding caskin-1 isoform X1 yields MGKEQELVQAVKAEDVGTAQRLLQRPRPGKAKLLGSTKKINVNFQDPDGFSALHHAALNGNTELISLLLEAQAAVDIKDNKGMRPLHYAAWQGRKEPMKLVLKAGSAVNIPSDEGHIPLHLAAQHGHYDVSEMLLQHQSNPCMVDNSGKTPLDLACEFGRVGVVQLLLSSNMCAALLEPRPGDATDPNGTSPLHLAAKNGHIDIIRLLLQAGIDINRQTKSGTALHEAALCGKTEVVRLLLDSGINAHVRNTYSQTALDIVHQFTTSQASREIKQLLREASAALQVRATKDYCNNYDLTSLNVKAGDIITVLEQHPDGRWKGCIHDNRTGNDRVGYFPSSLGEAIVKRAGSRAGTEPSLPQGSSSSGPSAPPEEIWVLRKPFAGGDRSGSISGMAGGRGSGGHALHAGSEGVKLLATVLSQKSVSESGPGDSPAKPPEGSAGVARSQPPVAHAGQVYGEQPPKKLEPASEGKANLAVWLSMIGLAQYYKVLVDNGYENIDFITDITWEDLQEIGITKLGHQKKLMLAVRKLAELQKAEYAKYEGGPLRRKAPQSLEVMAIESPPPPEPTPADCQSPKMTTFQDSELSDELQAAMTGPAEVGPTTEKPSSHLPPTPRATTRQDSSLGGRARHMSSSQELLGDGPPGPSSPMSRSQEYLLDEGPAPGTPPREARPGRHGHSIKRASVPPVPGKPRQVLPPGTSHFTPPQTPTKTRPGSPQALGGPHGPAPATAKVKPTPQLLPPTERPMSPRSLPQSPTHRGFAYVLPQPVEGEVGPAAPGPAPPPVPTAVPTLCLPPEADAEPGRPKKRAHSLNRYAASDSEPERDELLVPAAAGPYATVQRRVGRSHSVRAPAGADKNVNRSQSFAVRPRKKGPPPPPPKRSSSALASANLADEPVPDAEPEDGLLGVRAQCRRASDLAGSVDTGSAGSVKSIAAMLELSSIGGGGRAARRPPEGHPTPRPASPEPGRVATVLASVKHKEAIGPGGEVVNRRRTLSGPVTGLLATARRGPGESADPGPFVEDGTGRQRPRGPSKGEAGVEGPPLAKVEASATLKRRIRAKQNQQENVKFILTESDTVKRRPKAKEREAGPEPPPPLSVYHNGTGTVRRRPASEQAGPPELPPPPPPAEPPPTDLAHLPPLPPPEGEARKPAKPPVSPKPVLTQPVPKLQGSPTPTSKKVPLPGPGSPEVKRAHGTPPPVSPKPPPPPTAPKPVKAVAGLPSGSAGPSPAPSPARQPPAALAKPPGTPPSLGASPAKPPSPGAPALHVPAKPPRAAAAAAAAAAAPPAPPEGASPGDSARQKLEETSACLAAALQAVEEKIRQEDAQGPRDSAAEKSTGSILDDIGSMFDDLADQLDAMLE; encoded by the exons ATGGGGAAGGAGCAGGAGCTGGTGCAGGCGGTGAAGGCGGAGGACGTAGGGACCGCGCAGAGGCTGCTGCAGAGGCCGCGGCCCGGGAAGGCCA AGCTCCTGGGTTCCACCAAGAAGATCAATGTCAACTTCCAGGACCCGGATGG CTTCTCGGCTCTGCACCATGCGGCCCTGAACGGCAACACGGAATTGATCAGCCTGCTGCTGGAGGCCCAGGCCGCTGTGGACATCAAGGACAACAAAG GCATGCGGCCGCTGCACTATGCGGCCTGGCAGGGCCGGAAGGAGCCCATGAAGCTGGTGCTGAAGGCGGGCTCGGCCGTGAACATCCCGTCTGATGAGGGCCACATCCCCCTGCACCTGGCGGCCCAGCATGGTCACTATGATGTG TCTGAGATGCTGCTACAGCACCAGTCTAACCCGTGCATGGTGGACAACTCGGGGAAGACGCCCCTGGACCTGGCCTGCGAGTTCGGCCGCGTTGGG GTGGTCCAGCTGCTCCTCAGCAGCAATATGTGTGCGGCGCTGCTGGAGCCCCGGCCGGGAGACGCCACCGACCCCAACGGCACCAGCCCTTTGCACCTCGCAGCTAAAAACGGCCACATCGACATCATCAG gctcctcctccaagCCGGCATCGACATTAACCGCCAGACCAAGTCCGGCACGGCCCTGCACGAGGCTGCGCTCTGCGGAAAGACAGAGGTGGTGCGGCTGCTGCTGGAT AGCGGGATCAATGCCCACGTGAGGAACACCTACAGCCAGACAGCCCTGGACATCGTGCACCAGTTCACCACGTCCCAGGCCAGCAGGGAGATCAAGCAGCTGTTGCGAG AGGCCTCAGCGGCCCTGCAGGTCCGGGCGACCAAGGATTATTGCAACAATTACGACCTGACCAGCCTCAACGTGAAGGCAGGGGACATCATCACA GTCCTCGAGCAGCATCCGGATGGCCGGTGGAAGGGCTGCATCCATGACAACCGGACGGGCAATGACCGGGTGGGCTACTTCCCGTCCTCCCTGGGCGAGGCCATTGTCAAGCGAGCAG GTTCCCGAGCAGGCACTGAACCAAGCCTGCCCCAGGGAAGCAGCTCATCGGGACCCTCTGCACCCCCAGAGGAGATCTGGGTGCTGAGGAAGCCTTTTGCAG GTGGGGACCGAAGCGGCAGCATTAGCGGCATGGCTGGCGGCCGGGGCAGCGGGGGTCACGCCCTACACGCGGGCTCTGAAGGCGTCAAG CTCCTGGCAACGGTGCTTTCCCAGAAGTCCGTCTCTGAGTCCGGCCCGGGGGACAGCCCCGCCAAGCCTCCGGAAGGCTCTGCAG GTGTGGCCCGGTCCCAGCCTCCAGTGGCCCACGCCGGGCAGGTCTATGGGGAGCAGCCGCCCAAGAAGCTGGAGCCAGCATCGGAGGGCAAG GCTAACCTGGCCGTGTGGCTGTCCATGATCGGCCTGGCCCAGTACTACAAGGTGTTGGTGGACAATGGCTACGAGAACATTGATTTCATCACCGACATCACCTGGGAGGACCTGCAGGAGATCGGCATCACCAAGCTGG GGCACCAGAAGAAGCTGATGCTCGCTGTGAGGAAGCTGGCAGAGCTGCAGAAGGCTGAATACGCCAAGTATGAGGGGGGCCCCCTGCGCCGGAAGGCGCCCCAGTCTCTTGAAGTGATGGCCATCGAGTCGCCGCCCCCGCCTGAGCCCACACCGGCCGACTGCCAGTCCCCTAAAATGACCACCTTCCAGGACAGCGAGCTCAGTGACGAGCTGCAGGCTGCCATGACTGGCCCGGCTGAGGTGGGGCCCACCACTGAGAAGCCCTCCAGCCACCTGCCACCCACCCCGAGGGCCACCACGCggcaggactccagcctgggtggtcgGGCACGGCACATGAGCAGCTCGCAGGAGCTGCTGGGAGATGGGCCCCCTGGGCCCAGCAGCCCCATGTCTCGAAGCCAGGAGTACCTCCTGGATGAGGGCCCCGCCCCCGGCACCCCGCCCAGGGAGGCCCGGCCCGGCCGCCACGGCCACAGCATCAAGAGGGCCAGCGTGCCCCCCGTGCCTGGCAAGCCACGGCAGGTCCTCCCACCAGGCACTAGCCACTTCACGCCCCCCCAGACGCCCACCAAAACCCGACCAGGCTCTCCCCAGGCCCTTGGGGGACCTCATGGTCCAGCCCCAGCTACGGCCAAGGTGAAGCCCACCCCGCAGCTGCTGCCGCCGACAGAGCGCCCCATGTCACCCCGCTCCCTGCCTCAGTCACCGACGCACCGCGGCTTTGCCTACGTGCTGCCCCAGCCCGTGGAGGGCGAGGTGGGGCCGGCTGCCCCGGGGCCTGCGCCCCCACCCGTGCCGACGGCTGTGCCCACACTGTGCCTGCCCCCTGAGGCCGACGCGGAGCCGGGGCGGCCCAAGAAGCGGGCCCACAGCCTGAATCGCTATGCGGCGTCCGACAGCGAGCCGGAGCGGGACGAGCTGCTGGTGCCTGCGGCTGCCGGCCCCTATGCCACGGTCCAGCGGCGCGTGGGCCGCAGCCACTCAGTGAGGGCGCCCGCAGGTGCCGACAAGAACGTCAACCGCAGCCAGTCCTTTGCCGTGCGGCCCCGAAAGAAGGGGCCCCCGCCGCCCCCACCCAAGCGCTCCAGCTCGGCCCTGGCTAGTGCCAACCTGGCGGATGAGCCGGTGCCTGACGCCGAGCCTGAGGATGGCCTGCTGGGGGTCCGGGCACAGTGCCGGCGGGCCAGTGACCTGGCCGGCAGCGTGGACACGGGTAGTGCCGGCAGTGTGAAGAGCATCGCGGCCATGCTGGAGCTGTCCTCCATTGGGGGTGGGGGCCGGGCTGCCCGCAGGCCTCCTGAGGGCCACCCCACTCCCCGCCCTGCCAGCCCAGAGCCGGGCCGGGTGGCCACCGTGCTGGCCTCAGTGAAACACAAAGAGGCCATCGGGCCTGGCGGGGAGGTGGTGAACCGGCGCCGCACGCTCAGCGGGCCAGTCACCGGACTTCTGGCCACTGCCCGCCGGGGGCCTGGGGAGTCGGCAGACCCAGGCCCCTTTGTGGAGGATGGCACTGGCCGGCAGCGGCCTCGGGGTCCCTCCAAGGGCGAGGCGGGTGTCGAAGGCCCGCCCTTGGCCAAGGTGGAAGCCAGCGCCACACTCAAGAGGCGCATCCGGGCCAAGCAGAACCAGCAGGAGAACGTCAAGTTCATCCTGACCGAGTCTGACACGGTCAAGCGCAGGCCCAAGGCCAAGGAGCGGGAGGCCGGGCCTGAGCCACCACCGCCACTGTCCGTGTACCATAATGGCACTGGCACCGTGCGCCGCCGACCGGCCTCGGAGCAGGCTGGGCCTCCGGAGCTGCCTCCACCGCCCCCGCCTGCCGAACCCCCGCCCACCGACCTGGCGCACCTACCCCCATTGCCCCCGCCCGAGGGCGAAGCCCGGAAGCCGGCCAAGCCGCCTGTCTCTCCCAAGCCCGTCCTGACGCAGCCTGTGCCCAAGCTCCAGGGCTCGCCCACACCCACCTCCAAGAAGGTGCCGCTGCCAGGCCCTGGCAGCCCAG AGGTGAAGCGCGCCCACGGCACGCCACCGCCCGTGTCTCCcaagccgccgccgccgcccacAGCGCCCAAGCCCGTCAAGGCGGTCGCGGGGCTGCCTTCGGGCAGCGCCGGCCCTTCACCCGCACCCTCGCCCGCGCGACAGCCGCCCGCCGCCCTCGCCAAGCCGCCCGGTACGCCGCCCTCGCTGGGCGCCAGCCCCGCCAAGCCCCCGTCCCCCGGCGCGCCCGCGCTGCACGTGCCCGCCAAGCCCCCgcgagccgccgccgccgccgccgccgccgccgccgcgccccccgccccgcccgaAGGCGCCTCGCCAGGGGACAGCGCCCGGCAGAAACTGGAGGAGACAAGCGCGTGCCTGGCCGCGGCGCTGCAGGCGGTGGAGGAGAAGATCCGGCAGGAGGACGCGCAGGGCCCGCG CGACTCGGCGGCGGAAAAGAGCACTGGCAGCATCCTGGACGACATCGGCAGCATGTTCGACGACCTGGCCGACCAGCTGGATGCCATGCTGGAGTGA
- the CASKIN1 gene encoding caskin-1, whose amino-acid sequence MGKEQELVQAVKAEDVGTAQRLLQRPRPGKAKLLGSTKKINVNFQDPDGFSALHHAALNGNTELISLLLEAQAAVDIKDNKGMRPLHYAAWQGRKEPMKLVLKAGSAVNIPSDEGHIPLHLAAQHGHYDVSEMLLQHQSNPCMVDNSGKTPLDLACEFGRVGVVQLLLSSNMCAALLEPRPGDATDPNGTSPLHLAAKNGHIDIIRLLLQAGIDINRQTKSGTALHEAALCGKTEVVRLLLDSGINAHVRNTYSQTALDIVHQFTTSQASREIKQLLREASAALQVRATKDYCNNYDLTSLNVKAGDIITVLEQHPDGRWKGCIHDNRTGNDRVGYFPSSLGEAIVKRAGSRAGTEPSLPQGSSSSGPSAPPEEIWVLRKPFAGGDRSGSISGMAGGRGSGGHALHAGSEGVKLLATVLSQKSVSESGPGDSPAKPPEGSAGVARSQPPVAHAGQVYGEQPPKKLEPASEGKSSEAVSQWLTAFQLQLYAPNFISAGYDLPTISRMTPEDLTAIGVTKPGHRKKIAAEISGLSIPDWLPEHKPANLAVWLSMIGLAQYYKVLVDNGYENIDFITDITWEDLQEIGITKLGHQKKLMLAVRKLAELQKAEYAKYEGGPLRRKAPQSLEVMAIESPPPPEPTPADCQSPKMTTFQDSELSDELQAAMTGPAEVGPTTEKPSSHLPPTPRATTRQDSSLGGRARHMSSSQELLGDGPPGPSSPMSRSQEYLLDEGPAPGTPPREARPGRHGHSIKRASVPPVPGKPRQVLPPGTSHFTPPQTPTKTRPGSPQALGGPHGPAPATAKVKPTPQLLPPTERPMSPRSLPQSPTHRGFAYVLPQPVEGEVGPAAPGPAPPPVPTAVPTLCLPPEADAEPGRPKKRAHSLNRYAASDSEPERDELLVPAAAGPYATVQRRVGRSHSVRAPAGADKNVNRSQSFAVRPRKKGPPPPPPKRSSSALASANLADEPVPDAEPEDGLLGVRAQCRRASDLAGSVDTGSAGSVKSIAAMLELSSIGGGGRAARRPPEGHPTPRPASPEPGRVATVLASVKHKEAIGPGGEVVNRRRTLSGPVTGLLATARRGPGESADPGPFVEDGTGRQRPRGPSKGEAGVEGPPLAKVEASATLKRRIRAKQNQQENVKFILTESDTVKRRPKAKEREAGPEPPPPLSVYHNGTGTVRRRPASEQAGPPELPPPPPPAEPPPTDLAHLPPLPPPEGEARKPAKPPVSPKPVLTQPVPKLQGSPTPTSKKVPLPGPGSPEVKRAHGTPPPVSPKPPPPPTAPKPVKAVAGLPSGSAGPSPAPSPARQPPAALAKPPGTPPSLGASPAKPPSPGAPALHVPAKPPRAAAAAAAAAAAPPAPPEGASPGDSARQKLEETSACLAAALQAVEEKIRQEDAQGPRDSAAEKSTGSILDDIGSMFDDLADQLDAMLE is encoded by the exons ATGGGGAAGGAGCAGGAGCTGGTGCAGGCGGTGAAGGCGGAGGACGTAGGGACCGCGCAGAGGCTGCTGCAGAGGCCGCGGCCCGGGAAGGCCA AGCTCCTGGGTTCCACCAAGAAGATCAATGTCAACTTCCAGGACCCGGATGG CTTCTCGGCTCTGCACCATGCGGCCCTGAACGGCAACACGGAATTGATCAGCCTGCTGCTGGAGGCCCAGGCCGCTGTGGACATCAAGGACAACAAAG GCATGCGGCCGCTGCACTATGCGGCCTGGCAGGGCCGGAAGGAGCCCATGAAGCTGGTGCTGAAGGCGGGCTCGGCCGTGAACATCCCGTCTGATGAGGGCCACATCCCCCTGCACCTGGCGGCCCAGCATGGTCACTATGATGTG TCTGAGATGCTGCTACAGCACCAGTCTAACCCGTGCATGGTGGACAACTCGGGGAAGACGCCCCTGGACCTGGCCTGCGAGTTCGGCCGCGTTGGG GTGGTCCAGCTGCTCCTCAGCAGCAATATGTGTGCGGCGCTGCTGGAGCCCCGGCCGGGAGACGCCACCGACCCCAACGGCACCAGCCCTTTGCACCTCGCAGCTAAAAACGGCCACATCGACATCATCAG gctcctcctccaagCCGGCATCGACATTAACCGCCAGACCAAGTCCGGCACGGCCCTGCACGAGGCTGCGCTCTGCGGAAAGACAGAGGTGGTGCGGCTGCTGCTGGAT AGCGGGATCAATGCCCACGTGAGGAACACCTACAGCCAGACAGCCCTGGACATCGTGCACCAGTTCACCACGTCCCAGGCCAGCAGGGAGATCAAGCAGCTGTTGCGAG AGGCCTCAGCGGCCCTGCAGGTCCGGGCGACCAAGGATTATTGCAACAATTACGACCTGACCAGCCTCAACGTGAAGGCAGGGGACATCATCACA GTCCTCGAGCAGCATCCGGATGGCCGGTGGAAGGGCTGCATCCATGACAACCGGACGGGCAATGACCGGGTGGGCTACTTCCCGTCCTCCCTGGGCGAGGCCATTGTCAAGCGAGCAG GTTCCCGAGCAGGCACTGAACCAAGCCTGCCCCAGGGAAGCAGCTCATCGGGACCCTCTGCACCCCCAGAGGAGATCTGGGTGCTGAGGAAGCCTTTTGCAG GTGGGGACCGAAGCGGCAGCATTAGCGGCATGGCTGGCGGCCGGGGCAGCGGGGGTCACGCCCTACACGCGGGCTCTGAAGGCGTCAAG CTCCTGGCAACGGTGCTTTCCCAGAAGTCCGTCTCTGAGTCCGGCCCGGGGGACAGCCCCGCCAAGCCTCCGGAAGGCTCTGCAG GTGTGGCCCGGTCCCAGCCTCCAGTGGCCCACGCCGGGCAGGTCTATGGGGAGCAGCCGCCCAAGAAGCTGGAGCCAGCATCGGAGGGCAAG AGCTCTGAGGCCGTGAGCCAGTGGCTCACCGCGTTCCAGCTGCAGCTCTACGCCCCCAACTTCATCAGCGCCGGCTACGACCTGCCCACCATCAGCCGCATGACTCCCGAG GACCTCACGGCCATTGGTGTCACCAAGCCGGGCCACCGGAAGAAGATCGCGGCAGAGATCAGCGGCCTAAGCATCCCTGACTGGCTGCCTGAGCACAAACCC GCTAACCTGGCCGTGTGGCTGTCCATGATCGGCCTGGCCCAGTACTACAAGGTGTTGGTGGACAATGGCTACGAGAACATTGATTTCATCACCGACATCACCTGGGAGGACCTGCAGGAGATCGGCATCACCAAGCTGG GGCACCAGAAGAAGCTGATGCTCGCTGTGAGGAAGCTGGCAGAGCTGCAGAAGGCTGAATACGCCAAGTATGAGGGGGGCCCCCTGCGCCGGAAGGCGCCCCAGTCTCTTGAAGTGATGGCCATCGAGTCGCCGCCCCCGCCTGAGCCCACACCGGCCGACTGCCAGTCCCCTAAAATGACCACCTTCCAGGACAGCGAGCTCAGTGACGAGCTGCAGGCTGCCATGACTGGCCCGGCTGAGGTGGGGCCCACCACTGAGAAGCCCTCCAGCCACCTGCCACCCACCCCGAGGGCCACCACGCggcaggactccagcctgggtggtcgGGCACGGCACATGAGCAGCTCGCAGGAGCTGCTGGGAGATGGGCCCCCTGGGCCCAGCAGCCCCATGTCTCGAAGCCAGGAGTACCTCCTGGATGAGGGCCCCGCCCCCGGCACCCCGCCCAGGGAGGCCCGGCCCGGCCGCCACGGCCACAGCATCAAGAGGGCCAGCGTGCCCCCCGTGCCTGGCAAGCCACGGCAGGTCCTCCCACCAGGCACTAGCCACTTCACGCCCCCCCAGACGCCCACCAAAACCCGACCAGGCTCTCCCCAGGCCCTTGGGGGACCTCATGGTCCAGCCCCAGCTACGGCCAAGGTGAAGCCCACCCCGCAGCTGCTGCCGCCGACAGAGCGCCCCATGTCACCCCGCTCCCTGCCTCAGTCACCGACGCACCGCGGCTTTGCCTACGTGCTGCCCCAGCCCGTGGAGGGCGAGGTGGGGCCGGCTGCCCCGGGGCCTGCGCCCCCACCCGTGCCGACGGCTGTGCCCACACTGTGCCTGCCCCCTGAGGCCGACGCGGAGCCGGGGCGGCCCAAGAAGCGGGCCCACAGCCTGAATCGCTATGCGGCGTCCGACAGCGAGCCGGAGCGGGACGAGCTGCTGGTGCCTGCGGCTGCCGGCCCCTATGCCACGGTCCAGCGGCGCGTGGGCCGCAGCCACTCAGTGAGGGCGCCCGCAGGTGCCGACAAGAACGTCAACCGCAGCCAGTCCTTTGCCGTGCGGCCCCGAAAGAAGGGGCCCCCGCCGCCCCCACCCAAGCGCTCCAGCTCGGCCCTGGCTAGTGCCAACCTGGCGGATGAGCCGGTGCCTGACGCCGAGCCTGAGGATGGCCTGCTGGGGGTCCGGGCACAGTGCCGGCGGGCCAGTGACCTGGCCGGCAGCGTGGACACGGGTAGTGCCGGCAGTGTGAAGAGCATCGCGGCCATGCTGGAGCTGTCCTCCATTGGGGGTGGGGGCCGGGCTGCCCGCAGGCCTCCTGAGGGCCACCCCACTCCCCGCCCTGCCAGCCCAGAGCCGGGCCGGGTGGCCACCGTGCTGGCCTCAGTGAAACACAAAGAGGCCATCGGGCCTGGCGGGGAGGTGGTGAACCGGCGCCGCACGCTCAGCGGGCCAGTCACCGGACTTCTGGCCACTGCCCGCCGGGGGCCTGGGGAGTCGGCAGACCCAGGCCCCTTTGTGGAGGATGGCACTGGCCGGCAGCGGCCTCGGGGTCCCTCCAAGGGCGAGGCGGGTGTCGAAGGCCCGCCCTTGGCCAAGGTGGAAGCCAGCGCCACACTCAAGAGGCGCATCCGGGCCAAGCAGAACCAGCAGGAGAACGTCAAGTTCATCCTGACCGAGTCTGACACGGTCAAGCGCAGGCCCAAGGCCAAGGAGCGGGAGGCCGGGCCTGAGCCACCACCGCCACTGTCCGTGTACCATAATGGCACTGGCACCGTGCGCCGCCGACCGGCCTCGGAGCAGGCTGGGCCTCCGGAGCTGCCTCCACCGCCCCCGCCTGCCGAACCCCCGCCCACCGACCTGGCGCACCTACCCCCATTGCCCCCGCCCGAGGGCGAAGCCCGGAAGCCGGCCAAGCCGCCTGTCTCTCCCAAGCCCGTCCTGACGCAGCCTGTGCCCAAGCTCCAGGGCTCGCCCACACCCACCTCCAAGAAGGTGCCGCTGCCAGGCCCTGGCAGCCCAG AGGTGAAGCGCGCCCACGGCACGCCACCGCCCGTGTCTCCcaagccgccgccgccgcccacAGCGCCCAAGCCCGTCAAGGCGGTCGCGGGGCTGCCTTCGGGCAGCGCCGGCCCTTCACCCGCACCCTCGCCCGCGCGACAGCCGCCCGCCGCCCTCGCCAAGCCGCCCGGTACGCCGCCCTCGCTGGGCGCCAGCCCCGCCAAGCCCCCGTCCCCCGGCGCGCCCGCGCTGCACGTGCCCGCCAAGCCCCCgcgagccgccgccgccgccgccgccgccgccgccgcgccccccgccccgcccgaAGGCGCCTCGCCAGGGGACAGCGCCCGGCAGAAACTGGAGGAGACAAGCGCGTGCCTGGCCGCGGCGCTGCAGGCGGTGGAGGAGAAGATCCGGCAGGAGGACGCGCAGGGCCCGCG CGACTCGGCGGCGGAAAAGAGCACTGGCAGCATCCTGGACGACATCGGCAGCATGTTCGACGACCTGGCCGACCAGCTGGATGCCATGCTGGAGTGA